One window from the genome of Terriglobales bacterium encodes:
- a CDS encoding ATP-binding protein, producing QGTLDGLHLTVHDDGVGFDPDKALKSDGIGIISMRERVRFVNGTLAIQSRLNGGTTIEVDVPLKDVMADSQTA from the coding sequence GCAGGGCACGTTGGACGGACTTCATCTGACCGTCCATGACGATGGCGTTGGCTTCGATCCTGACAAGGCGCTCAAGAGCGACGGTATCGGGATCATCAGCATGCGGGAGCGAGTGCGTTTCGTGAACGGCACGCTGGCAATTCAATCCAGATTGAATGGCGGTACCACCATCGAAGTCGACGTGCCGCTGAAAGACGTGATGGCCGATTCGCAAACCGCCTAG